A single region of the Salicibibacter cibi genome encodes:
- the cas1 gene encoding type II CRISPR-associated endonuclease Cas1, whose translation MSWRVVHVTNVDQMSLHLDSLKVKRGDDELKIPLADIFSVVIEDLTCKLTGRLIVELSKHNILVLVCGQDHLPETQLLPVTGHFGQHKRMTRQLEWDDDKKGELWKKIVGQKIFNQTRIMERAKVEQPRINRLLNLLSEIEPFDRTNCEAQAAKIYFNSFFGEDYNRSNREIIENSALNYGYSILHSAIGRTILAKGLLPSIGIFHRGERNPFNLASDIIEPFRPIVDAYVIEQPPDEFLTKQYRLNLINLLHSRISIDGKLQTVIRAIDIFVGSIIEYFDTGNQIKSPNAKKIAFHEL comes from the coding sequence ATGTCCTGGAGGGTAGTTCATGTCACAAATGTTGATCAAATGTCATTGCACTTAGATAGTCTAAAGGTAAAGCGCGGAGATGACGAATTGAAAATCCCTTTGGCAGATATTTTTTCGGTTGTCATTGAAGATCTAACATGTAAGTTAACCGGAAGACTAATCGTTGAACTTTCAAAGCACAACATATTAGTTCTCGTATGTGGTCAAGATCACCTTCCAGAGACACAACTATTACCGGTAACTGGCCATTTTGGGCAGCATAAACGCATGACTCGACAATTAGAATGGGACGATGATAAAAAGGGGGAGTTATGGAAAAAAATTGTAGGACAAAAGATTTTTAATCAAACGAGAATCATGGAGCGAGCAAAGGTTGAACAGCCAAGAATTAATCGTCTGTTAAATCTATTATCGGAAATTGAACCATTTGATCGGACGAATTGTGAAGCTCAAGCGGCTAAGATCTATTTTAACTCATTTTTTGGTGAGGATTATAATCGCAGTAATAGAGAAATTATTGAGAACTCAGCTTTAAATTACGGCTATTCAATCCTTCATTCGGCAATTGGCAGAACCATCTTAGCTAAAGGGCTGCTTCCCAGCATCGGTATTTTTCATAGGGGAGAAAGAAATCCTTTTAACCTGGCATCAGACATTATAGAACCGTTCCGTCCAATTGTGGATGCTTATGTCATTGAACAGCCGCCTGACGAGTTTTTAACGAAACAATATCGCTTAAATTTAATTAATTTGTTGCATAGTCGGATATCAATAGATGGGAAACTCCAAACCGTTATACGTGCTATTGATATTTTTGTAGGCTCAATTATCGAATATTTTGATACAGGCAATCAAATAAAATCACCTAACGCAAAGAAGATTGCTTTCCATGAGTTATAG